TGGCGTTGTATTGAAAAATATAAGCTTAAGGAAGAGATACCTGATTTTTCTTTTACACCTGACGGTGATTTTCCTGTTGTTAATGCTGAGAAAGGATTATTGCAGTTCGATGTTATTAGTAATGAAAGATTTTTTATGGATTTTGAGCTTGGGACTGGATATAATGTGATTCCTGACAAGTGTTCTTTTGTGCTTGGTGATTCTAATAAGGATGATTTTAGAATTTTGCTTGACAGTTTTGGTGGTAAGATTAGATATAAATTTTTAGAGAATAATGTTTTAATTCACGGCACTTCTGCACATGCTTCATTACCTGAACTTGGTGTTAATGTTGCTCCTTATGCATTAAGTATTATTAAGTCTTTAGGTGTAAAAGCCGATTTTATTAACTTTTTTGAGGACAAAATTGGTTTTACTGTTAATGGTGAGAAACTATTTGGGAGAGTTTTAGAAGATTCAATATCTGGACAACTTACTCTTTGCTTGACTAAGATTAAGTTATCTAAGATATCTAAGCAAATTTTATCTTTTGATATGAGATATCCTGTAAGTTTTAAACGAGAAGAGCTAGTTAGTTTGATAAAGGGAATTTTAAGTTTATATTCCTTAGATTATCATGAAGTTTCTTTTCTTGAACCTCTTTATATTGATTCTAGTTTACAGTTTGTTGAGTCTTTGCTTGAAGTTTATAAGAACTTTACAGGTGAGAGTGATGTTAGTCCTATTGCTATTGGTGGTGCGACTTATTCGAGATCTTTAAAAAATTGTGTTGCTTTTGGTCCGTTATTTAAAGGTTCAGATAATACAGCTCATAAAACTAATGAGTGTATTGATGAGGGTGAACTTGTAAATCTTATTTTAATTTATAAGAATGCCATTGAGAAACTTAATACTTAAAGAATTTATCTTTAGAAAGATTTAGTATTAGTAATTTTAATTCTATTAGACGTCATTAGTGCTCATTTTGGCGAGTGACATTTATTTAGATTCTTCTCTTAATATAAGAACCTTTTATTATTTAAATTAACTTGATTACCGGTAGTCAGAGTCGAACTGACATGAAGTTACCCTCATCAGATTTTGAGTCTGACGCGTCTACCAATTCCGCCATACCGGTAACAGATTTTATTTTACTACAATAGTGCCTAAAAAATCATCATTTTGATCAAAAACTTTCTTTAAGTTTTGAAGTTTAGTTCCATTTAATATATAAGCCTTAAGACCAAGCTTAAGTGCCAGTTTGGTTGCTATTGGATCGAATGGTAGGTTTGAACCAGGTTCCCAATTGTTTCCAACGATATCTTGTAATTCATTCCAAGTAATATTTTTTAGTCCTTTTGCGTCATTAAATTTTTTTGGATCTTTATCATAAATTTGATTTACGTTGGTTAAGTTAATTATTTCAGCTGATTTAAACCTTTCGGCAAACTTTACAGCGATGTAGTCTGTTGAGAATCCTGCTTTCCATCCTGATGCAACTAATATTTGTCCTTTAAAGTTAAAATCTTGAGTTGGATCACTTACTATATTATCAATGCAGAATGGTTGCATTGCTTTGCTTATAAGTTTGGCATTCAGTTTGGTTGCCATTATTCCAATCTCATCGAGTTCATGATTTTTAAAATTGGGATTGATTTGTTTATAAGCATCTTGGTATTCTCTTGCTGTTTTGCCTCCTCCTGTGATTAAGATAATTTTTCTTTTATTATCTTTTTGTACCCATTGAAAAATAAGATTTTTAAGATTTTTAATATATTTTATGTTTATTTTATTGGGATTGATTATGCTACCCCCAAGGCTAATTATTTTTATCATTTAAATTCCTTGTTCTTTAAGTTCTATCTGTTTCTTTAATTTGTATTATATAGTATATTTATATCTAGTTTTTTGGAAAAGATATTTTAAATCATATAAGCTTATTAATTATGTTGTACGATGTTTATACAATATTTCCTTATATCTTATAATTAAGAGTATTTAGTATATTCAATTGTTGATACAGTCTTTTTATTTATTAGGTTTGTGTTTATTTGGGAGGGTTTTATGTATAAGTACAAGGTCTCTGTGATTATTTGTTTTTTTAATTCTGAGAGTACCCTTGAAGTGATTATAAAAAATGCTGTTAATCAAACATTAAGAGATAAAGAAATTATATTGGTGAATGATGGTTCTTACGATAACAGTTTAAACCTAGCTCAAAAATATGCTGATCAATATGATTTTGTGAAGATTATTAGTCAGAAAAATTTAGGAATAGCTGCTTCTAGGAATATTGGACTTGAAAAGTCTGAGGGAGAATATATAATTTACTGGGATAGTGATGATTCTGTTGAGAGTACTATGCTTGAAGTATTATATAATAGGGCAAAGGCTGATAATTCAGATGTTGTTTGTTCTCAGTTTTATATTTACTTTCTTGCAAGAAATATTAAAAGAAAATCTGCGCTTCCTTTTCCAAATTATCCAATAGCTGGAGAAGTTGCTTTTAAAAATTTATTATTGACTGTTTTTGCTAGCTTTTGTAAGAAAAATTTTGTTGTGGGTACATTTTGGGATAAACTGATTAGGAGAGATTTAATAATAAAGAATAATATTAAGGTAAATGATGTAATATTAGAAGACATAGTTTGTATGGTGCATATTTTTTTAAAAGCAGATAAAGTTTCTTTTGTAAATAATTATTTTTATACTAATTTTCAGCGGATGGGAAGGGCCAGTTCATCTA
The DNA window shown above is from Borrelia anserina Es and carries:
- a CDS encoding Sapep family Mn(2+)-dependent dipeptidase; this translates as MDFNLEKQFYFHLGELVKFNSVNAFASENKPFGEQIDLCLDKVLEIAQGIGFKVYKDRDGYYGFADIGQGDEIIGILTHIDIVDAGNLSNWYSDPFKLSFKDGKVYARGVLDDKGPLMTILYAFKLLILEGIFFKKRFRVIFGTDEETSWRCIEKYKLKEEIPDFSFTPDGDFPVVNAEKGLLQFDVISNERFFMDFELGTGYNVIPDKCSFVLGDSNKDDFRILLDSFGGKIRYKFLENNVLIHGTSAHASLPELGVNVAPYALSIIKSLGVKADFINFFEDKIGFTVNGEKLFGRVLEDSISGQLTLCLTKIKLSKISKQILSFDMRYPVSFKREELVSLIKGILSLYSLDYHEVSFLEPLYIDSSLQFVESLLEVYKNFTGESDVSPIAIGGATYSRSLKNCVAFGPLFKGSDNTAHKTNECIDEGELVNLILIYKNAIEKLNT
- the pyrH gene encoding UMP kinase, with translation MIKIISLGGSIINPNKINIKYIKNLKNLIFQWVQKDNKRKIILITGGGKTAREYQDAYKQINPNFKNHELDEIGIMATKLNAKLISKAMQPFCIDNIVSDPTQDFNFKGQILVASGWKAGFSTDYIAVKFAERFKSAEIINLTNVNQIYDKDPKKFNDAKGLKNITWNELQDIVGNNWEPGSNLPFDPIATKLALKLGLKAYILNGTKLQNLKKVFDQNDDFLGTIVVK
- a CDS encoding glycosyltransferase family 2 protein, which gives rise to MYKYKVSVIICFFNSESTLEVIIKNAVNQTLRDKEIILVNDGSYDNSLNLAQKYADQYDFVKIISQKNLGIAASRNIGLEKSEGEYIIYWDSDDSVESTMLEVLYNRAKADNSDVVCSQFYIYFLARNIKRKSALPFPNYPIAGEVAFKNLLLTVFASFCKKNFVVGTFWDKLIRRDLIIKNNIKVNDVILEDIVCMVHIFLKADKVSFVNNYFYTNFQRMGRASSSISVISKLSVSLKVVENFLRDEGLFEKYFEYYKKFYLQLYYYISFKQVYIIGCHIKDRLVYKAYKEKLISVLNEVRNSKEFQSYYSSLKGSRFSEIQILPRMMLKVWHFSSRLYVNFSLFIYRFFLKN